The following nucleotide sequence is from Triticum dicoccoides isolate Atlit2015 ecotype Zavitan chromosome 7B, WEW_v2.0, whole genome shotgun sequence.
GGCACGCCAGCGAGGCATGGGCCCCGCAGTCAGCGACCAGACGGGGGAGGCAGGGCGTGTGGGCTCTTTATTTGCAAAAATACCCTCGGATTTATTTTTTCAAGAGAAAGCCCTAGCAAggcgggtcccgcgtgtcagtacaAGGTGTGAGTAAAAAAACGAAAATATGTCTGGCTCGATATAAAACCCGGGATCCGGAGAGTGCACGCGCACGGTACTAGCCACTGCAACCCCAACAATTCTCATGCTCGGACTGGATAGGCACTCTCAATATAAGCAAGATGCTCACTGGGCATGGACTACAGTTAGCGCGGCCAGTTTTTACACGTTAATTTTTTTAAGATATTTGCAAAACGCATGTAGTAAGTAATAAAATAATGTTAAAATATTAGTGTGCTAAAAGTATtatacacaaacatttttttacacTCGTGGCTCATATTTAAAATATACAAAATATTGAATACAAACATTTACAAAGTATTTATGACCATTAACTTGTGAACAATTTTCACTTGTGACCTATATACAATTTATTTTACATAATTTATGTATCACCACTATTGAATATTCATATCAACATGTTATTTTCTAAATTATGAATATTAATTATTATACAAACATTTTCCCAAATGACATACTTATGAGTTATAATTTAAGAAATATTTGTATTCTTATACGAGCATTTATTTGAATATATATGAACTTCTTTAAATGACTCATACAAATATTTGTATATTTATTAATTTAGTTATGCGTATATCTATAAAATTAATAAGTGGATATTTTGTGAAAGTACATGAATTTTTATTGAAtgttttttcttttatgtttatgTACATTATTTATAACACATGATTATAGTTTACATACATAAAGTACTTCGGCCGTTCCTatttataagtatttttagagatttcaataagaactatacggatgtatatagacatattttatagtAATATACATTAActgattttgttccgtatgtagtcttaattgaaatctctaaaaagacttatatttaggaaaagAGGGATTATatccgaaaaaaaggaaaggagggATTATACTTGTTGTTTGGAGGCAACAATTGTCTTTGCTTGGAGTGGCAGGTTCGATTGCAGGTCTTTTTGTGGTCGCTAGTTGGATTGCCTCCCTATCTATCTTTTTTAACTTGTATCAAAAATCTCAATTTACATTGTTTAACGAtactaacataaaatatttttattCAGATGAGACAACAAATTCCCAAGGTTGTAATGGTTTGTTGCCCATGCCGCGTACATTTAACGATTTTATTTCTCATATATGTAGCACGCTAAGAACTAGTATTTATTTTAACCCACACCAGGGGGTTTTTTGTGGGAAAAAATATTAAGAgtgttttcgcaaaaaaaagcgggCCACACGCCCTTGTCTCCGACTTGAGTCGCTGACAACGGGCCCCATGCCACGCTGTCATGCCTATTCAGCCCCGTGGACATATTCAGCAGCAATTTGTACCGTATTTGCACGCCTAAGCCAAGCTGTTGCACCGGTTCAATGTACACAACAAGTTTTAGCACTAAAGTGACTTTTCGCGCCAAGTTCAAGCACCGATGATGTAATTGACTCTATTTCCTTAGGGCCAGTAATATGCAGGAGTAGAAATTTATGGGTGTCgaaaacatccagcaatccaatcgGGGCCTTATTGGTAATAAACTCAGTAGCCAGATGATCTATTAATTTTTTACGAAAGATGATCTATCAGTTACAGTAGCTAAACAATCATTTGTATATTTCAGTCGTTGGACACTGAAATGCTCAAGCCATTGTTATTGGTGCCATTTCCCCCCTAAGTCTGCCTCATGCTAGCTGATTATCAAGCAAATCCTGATCATTTACTTCCTACGATGTCGAATAGGAGTATATAGTAATGATACATCTACAATAGTAAGATTTGTACTTTTGGAATTCCCCTTGTTGTTCTGGAAAAGGTGACCTGAAGAGATTCGTAGTATTGCTGGCATGGCCTGATTGCATTTATTTCGGTGCCCATTACCCAGCTCATCATTCTGGTAACACCGCTCTTGATAGGTATCGATTTGTTTTAGCCCATTCCAATCACCAAACTTTTTCTTAAAATCTAGTTTTACTGATCAAGTTGACCCTTGATTAAAATGGGTTATTTATGGACTATGGACTAGATTTCCACACAATTTTAATTACTCccttcgtctcataatataagacttTTTTTAACACTACACTTACATTGGAGTAGTTTCTTAACCAATCAAATGGCATATCTACTGCTTGTATAGATCCCGCAAAGAAGAAAGGATCAATGACTATTGGCTGCTTCCAATGAATGCCTGATTGTGGCCTTTTTGAGCAAACTGGGTGATTTGTAACCTAaatttaatactccctctgtccgaaattaCTTGTTGCATaaagataaaaatggatgtatttagaactaaaatacatctagatacatccatttccccgacaagtaattccggatgaaGGGAGTATGATGGTAAGAACTAAGAACTTTATTCAGAAATATCTTTTTTGTCGCCATGGAAACATATTTTTGATATGACCATGATATCATTTATTCGCAGTATCTAACAAACAATGGTGGAGGAGACGGGCTGGAAGCTGAACCGCGTCTTTGATTCGTAGTTGAAGAAGACATTCTCTTTAGGCCCAACCGGGCGGCCGGCGTAGAGGGTGCAGAGCTTGCCGTCGCCATCCGGCTTGATGGCAGTGTCCGGGTAGACCTCGATGGAAGAGCTGAACCCCGGGCACGCCAGCTTTACGTTCTTCTGCGTGCACCTGGCGCAGTTGTTCACCAGTGTCACGTACTGCACTAGCCTTCCTCCCGGATCCGGGTAGGCCTCTGTGGTGACAAAAATATCTGAAGTTCTGCACCCTGCTGCACTGCCTGCTTAAACACACGATGAAAAAGAAATTAAAAAGTGCCTAGATGGACCTAGAGATAATCTGATCGTAGATTGCTTGCAAGTTTTTGGTGATTGTTTTGCTATGCAGAAGCAGAACACCGTACCTCTGTTGCTGATGCCGAATAACAAACAGGCCACAAGGATCACCGCTGGCTTGATCTCCATGCTAGTGTCTTCAGATTGCAAGCAGATACGCCGTCTTCAGATTGTGTTGATTTATATCTTGCTAGTGGCAAATGGTGGGCTATTTATAGGCGAATGGGCTAGAGGAAGTTATTGTGCCAGCTGGATTTCGATTCTTTGTTGGAGGCAACCATTCCATGCACGATTCACCAGATATAAGTGCAGATTTGATTGAGATATAAGGTATAACTCCCTCTGTACCCATTTATAAGGCATAAATTTTGGAAACTTCAATTCGTAACCTTTCTAAAGCTTCTTTTCAGGGTTTTTTAACAATTAATGTTGGAAACTCTGTAGAAGGTTCAAGTCCCATAACGTCCTTTTCCCTTTTTGTGTTTGTTTTCCTCAcggttttcaattttttttgttgtctttctttttttagtttttttctttcatTTCCAAAAATTGCTCTTGGAATTTTTAAAAACTGTTTACAATTTTTTTAAAGTTAGTGATTTactaaaaatgttcacattttgtaAAAATATTCAGAtcttaaaaaatgtttgtgttttaagaAAATTTTGGATATTTCAAAAGATATTTGGAAATTATTAAAACGTTCAAATTTTTTCCAAGAAATCAACATTTCAATTTTTTTTACTTCGAACAATCTTATTTTCTGAAAATTGTTCACTTTCGAAAAAtaattccttttctttttttaaacCAAACTAGTAAATGCATGGGAGTGGCTATGACGACGGCGCGTCTTCGGTTTGCTTCAGTGCATGTAGTTATTGCTAGGTAGAATACGAAtatagatgtaatttttattatttctactaGTGTTCGTTCTAGTAGAAGATGAATTGATCAGAAGTTTTTCGTAAAAAAAAACCAAACTAATAAATGCATATGTTAATATTGGGGAGGAAATTAATTACATATTTATATTAGGTAGCATATCAGTTACATGTTAATTGCATGTATATATTAGGTAGGATATCAGGTACATTTTAATTATATAATTAGCATATACATTTTTATTTAGTATGATATTAATTGCATGCTAAATATATTGAGCACTCACCGTTCGAGCAATCCAGGTCGTTTGATTGACCTAGTTTGATGAACGAAATTAGTTGGATCTGCCCTTTGTGTCTTTTAATATtgatataaatagaaaaaaacataCTACTGAAAACAAAAATAACCACTCGCTACATGATGTCGCCAATGGGTTGGCTCGGACGGGGATCCTTTTTTATATAATCAATACCATGATATATTTATAGTACATGATAGAGATACATGAGCCCATAATCCACTTCTGAGCCCCGGCTCATCTGCGCCCAAACTgaagaaaaatatttaaaaaaggcaaattcaaaaattcctttttttgcatggtagataatttgatgcgtgaggtttgcttcaattttcagatcatttggacatctgagcagctgtCGGAAAAAAAGACAAATCTGGGATCTGTAAAAAAGTTAATGTTCATCCACTATTCTGACCCAATGCTGAGAGCTACTCAgaagtccaaatgacctgaaaatggGAGCGGACCTCACAAAATAAATTTTCTACCATGAAAAAAACAattggattttttttaatttttgtgatATTTTTTCTTTCCTGGTGCAGATGAGCACTATGCACTGAAACGCCGCACTCCACATGAGCTGACTACAATGATTACAAAATTAAGTTTAAAAGACAcgagcaaatcttcaagattttcaaactATTTCTTCTTTCATGGCACAATATTGTACTTCTCTGAAGGCAGCAGTAGGAAATAACAAAGATATCAAACCACAAACCTGTAAATGCCAAGGCCACTATGAACACACGCAACCATTAAAGTAATGAACCAacattagagcatcttcaacagacgCCAAATGCGGCGCGCGCAAAAAACAGCTTTAGCGCGCGcccatcgcctggtttggcgcggcgcgctgCGTCCGCTCCAGCAGCCGCACTAAAATGCAGctcgcgcgcgccgctccagcagcgcgcaaaaatgCAGCACGCGCACTCGTTCTATAAACTAGAAATGTAGGCATAGATTTTAAAAAAACTAGATAGATTGCGTAGATTTTAAACaatacaaaggtattttacatccGAAACATAGATTGCATTAAATAAAAACGACAAACGGTAAACATAGATTGCATTAAAAAAACTACTCTAAGTCGCTATCATCATCACCACTATCATCCTCGACGGTGTCGTCCGAGGTAGTTAGCCAGATGTCCAGCCACCGCTCATCGTTCGGCGTGAAGAACGACTGCCAACCTGCTGCAACGAGGTCGGACTGCGCATTCGCCAACGCCTTCCGCCGACGCTTGTCCAACCGCGTCGTGCGGCGCCTTCGCGTGTCCTcctcgcggcgccttgcccagtaggCCTGCTCGTAGGCAACGTCCTTCGGGTGGCGCTGGCACCACTCCGccatgacccgctcgtcctcctgggcgacgaggaggcggcgatgccgctcggcgtgctccgcacggtcttccgcCGTGTTCAGACGAGGCAGAGGGGCGAGGTTGAGTGCTTGCTGGAGCGTGTACACATCTTGGAAGTTCATCTGGCCGCGCGGCCggcctaggcgccacgccgccgcgtcgtacgcgcgggcggcctcgcgtGCCGTCCCGTAcgagccgaggccgagccggagttcgccggagcgtaTCTCCGCGGAGTAGCTGCCGTTGGGGCacaggcggacgccgcggtagccggacgctcctcggcggcgcggcggcatggcggcgcgtcggtggcggggcgctggagcggcgcgtggcaaagagggagaggaagaggagaagaggaagcgTGGAGAAGGTGTGTGGCGCGCGCAGCACTTTTATAGGCGCGCGCAAGCGGGCGCCTTTTCGCGCGCGCAAACGGTTCCCTCGCGCGCTTGTTTCCCGCGGCCGCTGGAGCGCGGCAAACCGCCCCGCGCGCGCTAAAAGCTGAGTTTACCGCGCGCGCGCCGTTTggggcggctgttggagatgctcttagcaagAGTACCAACACCAGTATTTCAGGGAAAACAACCGAACAACCTGGTCGACGTCACTTGGAGCCAAGAGTACAAAGCATCATTGTCGAGGACGTAGCAGACATGATAGATATTGCAAGGACAAACCTCCTCATGGCAACCATGAGAAAAAATAATCTAAAATCGGTCTGGCGAAGCAAGATTTGGAGGACCATACGAGACAAATTTAATCTTCCAACATCACCATTGACATCGGGAAGATATCATCATCAAACAAAGGGTCGACGATTACCATCTCAAATGACAAAGAATATGAATACCAAAACTCTAATCCAATCTAATGAAAACACTACTATTATTAAGAACTTCACTCATAGATCGGGTTCTCCGCTCTCCCGATACCGGCTAGGCCGGCTGGAGGAGGGTGGTGGAGGCGAAGGTGGTGGCGGACACCATACCTCTGTTGCTGATGCCGAATAACAAACAGGCCACGAGGATCACTGTTGGCTTGATCCCCATGTTGATCTGGTAATATGCCTTGATGTCTGAGCAGATATAGCGCCTTCAAATTGTGTTgttttaggctggtcatagtggggagtaacttagactagtaacatacatatgttactagtctatattactaccttcatagtgggtagtgtcataggtgtggtaacatagttgccttcatttattactttgtagacttatTATGCATTGGAaatcgctatgtgatggtaacatattatgttactctatttgcctctctcctcattaactacttgccacatcatcatttttacttatgtggcatctatgttactatctatgttactcccactatgaccagccttatctcGTTAATGGAGAATGACGGGGTATTTATAGGCGAACGGGCTAGAGGAAGTTAATGTGCAAACAGGATTTCGATTCTTTGTTTGAGGCAAGCATTCAATTCACGATTCTCCACATGTACAAGTACACATATTCGATTGAGAAAAGGAATTTATGATCATATACGTATCACAAATATATAATTATTTATTAGAGCCATTAGTGCAACGTTCCTGACAGACTGCGTTTTTGCCCGTCGCATCTGTCCTAGGCGTTCggacattagagcatggttaataatacaggcATATAATGGCTATATGATATTGTCATATTATCTATAGCCATCATTTATAGTCACTGatacaataaggttagctataaAGTCGACTATaaaattagtaaaaaaaattatctTCTATCTATCTTTTTTTTTATATTTATTGCATCTATCTAGGAGCACGTGTATAGTTAGgcacttgcatgagagctcacttcaCTTAAGTTATCATATCTCTCTCTTTCACATAGATAAAATTGTCATGTAAGCAGGCTACAAACCtggtattgtacttgctcttagaaGAGGTAAATACAGCGGGAGTCATAGAATTTGCACGTGACGGTTAGTTTGAtgcataaacttgcaaaatacgtgtttcCAGTCATCGAACTTGCGCGAACGTGCAAATACGGTCACATTTTCCGTACACGGGTGTATTCATTGACTACATGGCATACCAGGTGGCCAGGGCCCATTGTCAGCAGCCGAAGCTCTGTGCACGTGATTTTCTTTACAGAAACACCCTCAAGTTTTTTTTTAACTTCGTACAAAAGCCCTCCGGTAGAGACAATGTTAAAACAGTCTCCTGGTGGGTCCCACCCATCATAGTGCGTTGTAAATTAATTGTGCTGGAAAACTGGGTCCGAGGGAGTTCGAACCGGCCACTAGCTATAATAGCGCTAGCGTTTCAATCACACCACCTAATCTTGCTTGTTCTTTTATTTATCCTTTAGGCTAAAGGTACATACATATTTAAAATGATATTTTTCTTTTCTCACCATTATAAAATTTAAATTGTTCAGATTCAAACAAAATTTGCGCAGATTTTTCTGAAACAAAATTACGTACATTCATTTTGCACTATATTTTCTTTTTCTagattttataattttaaattgtTAGAATTCATGCAAAAATTTAGTTGATTTCTATGGAAAATTTACGTACATTCATTCTGGCCAATAGATTCTTTTATCTAGTTTTTCAAATTTAAAATTTTCGAATTCAAACAAAATTCAGTTGATTTGTTGAAAATAAATTTACGTACATTCATTATGAACTATATTACCTTTTATATAGATTATTCATTTTTAAATAAAAATAGTGATTTGTCCAAAAATTTATGTACATTCATTCTAACTTATATTTTCTTTTATCCAgattttcaaatttaaaattattATAATTCAGACAAAAAGTTCAGTGATCTATCCAAAAGAATTTATGTACGTTCATTCTGCAGTacattttattatatatatatatttaaatttaAAATTATTCAAATTCGAAAAAGAATTAATTGATTTGTCCGAAAACGTACATTCAGTCTACATTATATTCTGTTTTATCTAGATCTACTAATTCAAAAATTCATATTCAAACAAAAATTTGGTTGATTTGTCCATAAAAAAACATGCATTCATTGTGCATTATATTTTATTTTATCTAGATATTTTAATTTTAAATTATTGAAAATTAAACAAAAATCTAGTCGATCTGTCCGAAAAACTATCTAGAATATAAGTTGTTTTCTTaaatagaaaagaaagaaagaaaaaatacatATTATAAATTGTGTTTATATCTTTATGTGTCATTGTGACAGGATGGTTCGAACCAGGGCTTCCACTTTTTTGCGAACCGTTTTCTGGTTTTGATTTCTATTTGATTTCTTACGGTCCTTTTATATAAAGCTAATTGTGCAGGTTAAACGTGAAAAGTCAGTTTTGCCGATTAGCTAGCATATGCATGCGAATTGCAGCACGTAATGTTGTCGAATCCCAACCCTCACTGCTccaaccttttttcatttcattttagGATTTTCTGCGTAAAAAAATGAAATACAACCGTGCTTTTTGGAAAAAGATGCGCGCGGATTACCCACCTCCTCAGCTAACAGCGGGCCCTTGCCACGTTGGCATGCCCCTCATGCACGGGATACGGCCGGATATGGTAGAAAGCACCGTATTTGCATGTCTGCGCAACTTTGATGATCAGAaacatgtattttgcaagtttatgcaCCAAACTGATCGTCACGTGCAAGTTATATGACTCCTAGTGTATTTACCTCCTCTTagaacatggttaatagtatagccatcaGCTGACTATATAAGCATGTTATGTCATCCAGAGTTAGCATTTAATTACTGATACAATAGTGCTGACCATAAGGTTGGTCATAATgtaacaactttttctcactttctctctatctcttCCTCCCATtaaatatttttatctaggagcacACGTAGAGGCGGGCTCTTGCATAAAGGCCCACTCCTTCACTTTTTGAATGTCTCTCTCCTTCACATAAACAAAAGTGTcatgtaagcgggcttatagcccactattgtacttactctTAGACCAACTTGTGATCCTGTCTGCGCTTGTGTCTTATTGAGGGGTGTCTGCACTTGTCTTGAGGAGCAGAGAAAGCTACATGGGTCGGGCCGCTGGTCCTGTAACAGAGATGGAGCTATATGTAGTTTGGGCCTTAGGAGTGGCCCACGCGAATGAAGGAAGAAAAATGGGCCTTGGTGATTTCGCAAAGCAAGGCAAACCCTATTTTTCGCATTCCGCAACAAAATTGTCCACCCGCTGCACACCCGCtcgtacatgggccggcccatttaccaTATTTTTTTAAAGTCTGACGACCCCGTTTTGGGAACCTTTTGGAAGGATCCCGACCGGTTTCGGAACCTACCGGTAGGTTCTGAACCGCCTTTTTCCTTATGGTTTTTTGGGATTCTTCTTAtttcttttttggtttttctgttttcagtcttgttttaccataaaataaaaaaaacatattttcaaaaaaattgaaatttaaaaaattgttcagacTTTCAGTACATACCTCACATTTTTCAAATAATTGTTTGGAAATTTTAATTCTCTTCACAATTTTCAATAAATGTTTGGATTTTGAAATTTTGTTCATTGTATTAAAATGTGTTCATGTTTTTTTAAAAATTGTTCCTCTTTGTCCAAAAGTCGTTCATGTTCAGTGCTCGGGCATGCCTTAAATTTCACTTCTTGCATTCGGACATCTCATACTAGATTCTTATATCCATACAAAGACATGCAAAAGAAGTAGAACCTACGTACTACGTCGATCCTACCTACTCCTCGTTAGAGATCACGATGATCTTTGTGTCCAGCTCGGGCAGCATGGGCGGCAGCTGCAGCTCTGGCTCCTCCGGCGCCTTTGGTTGCTCCGCTCCGGCCTCCTCCACCTCTATCTCCGTGTCGAGCTCAGCAAAGAGCGTGTCGGACTCCTGCTCCCGTCTGAGGAACGCCCGGTTGTcctccacataggcctcatcctggatggacaccaggatggcctgctgctccgccaTCTCATCGGACTGGACAACGGTAAACTCCGCCTCCGTCTGCTCCAAGTTGAAGGCGGGCACcttgaaaggacatgtggtgcccccatgtgtggttttggtaattgatgacaatctctatggacta
It contains:
- the LOC119341797 gene encoding uncharacterized protein LOC119341797 — protein: MEIKPAVILVACLLFGISNRGSAAGCRTSDIFVTTEAYPDPGGRLVQYVTLVNNCARCTQKNVKLACPGFSSSIEVYPDTAIKPDGDGKLCTLYAGRPVGPKENVFFNYESKTRFSFQPVSSTIVC